The Prionailurus bengalensis isolate Pbe53 chromosome E2, Fcat_Pben_1.1_paternal_pri, whole genome shotgun sequence region ATCCAGGAGTaggattgctaggtcatatggtagttcctaATCTTGAGTAACTGCCAAGATCACATCACTGCaccttttacattcccaccactaACCCAGGATGGTTCCAACCTCTCCACGGCCTCactgacatttattatttcccatcttcccGATTATAGCCATACTAGTTGGTGTGAAGTAgcatctcatcatagttttgctttccatttccctaatgactagggATGGTGAGCACCTTTTcgtgtacttattggccatttgtacatcttctttggagaaatgtctgttcaaatatttacccatttttgaattgggttgttttgttgttgttgttgttgttgttgttgagttgaaattctttctatattctaAATATCAATCCCTCATCAGATAtataatctgcaaatattttccccattctgtaggttgtcttttcactttctaaaCAGTGGTCTTTGACACTATTAAGTTCTTAACAAAGGTTCTTAATTTGATGCAgttctgtttatctgttttttttttcttttgttgcctacgcttttggtgtcatatccatgaaattgttgccaaatccaaggtcatgaatatttttcccaatattttcttctaagagttttatagtgtCGGCTCTTAAGTTAGAtctttgatatattttgaattaatttttgtacatggtaCAAGGTGAGAgtcccaacttcattcttctgcatgtggtcatccagttttcccagcaccatttgtggaaaagactgtCCTTTAACCGTTGAATGATTTGggcacctttgtcaaaactcAATTGACCACATatatgagggtttatttctgggttctctgttctattccattggtctctatATCTGCCCttatgacagtaccatactgtttcaatttctgtagctttgtagtaagatTTGAAGTGTGagtcctctgactttgttctttttctccccaaggttgttttggctattcaggttcagggcaattccatatgaatttgaagatttgcttctatttctttgaaataggCTGTTGGAACTTCgataggcattgcattgaatctgtagatcactctgggtagtattgacatgttaAGTCTTCCCATCTATGAACActgaatgtctttccatttctttagatattctttaacttctttcaacAGTCTTTTATAGTTTCAGCTTCCAAGTCTTTCAcctcgttttttttgttttgttttgtttttttaattttatagagagAACAGGTGTGCtgcacacaagtggaggagaggagcagagagagaagagagagaggatcttaagcaggctccatgttcggtgcagagcccaacatggggctcgatcccatgaccctggggtcatgacctgaactgaaatcaagagtcagacgctcaactaagtAAGCCATCCAGGTACCTCTCACTTCCTTGATTAGATTTATCTTAAGTATTCAATTCTTTTAGATGCTACTGTAaattaaatggaattgtttttttatttcctctttggttGTTTAATGCTGTTGTATTGAAACAACTGACTTTTGTGTTAGTCTTATACCTTGAAAGtttcttgaattcatttatttattaactctGGTGGCTTTCTTGTGCATTCTCTTGGACTTTTTCTATACaggatcatgtcatttgtgaGTAGGGGTAATTTTATCTCTCTCCAATTTGaatgctttttacttctttttcttgtctgattgctatgttAGGATTTCTAGTATTGAATAGAGGCAGTGAAAGTAGGCAtgcttgtcttgttcttgaccttagaggGAAAATATTCAACCTTTCACCGTTGAGTATGATGTAGCTGTGGATTTCCATAatgctctttatcaggttgagaatTTTCCCTCTATTCTTAGTTTTCAGAGGCTTTTTGTCAATAGAGTTTatttgattttgtcaaatgccttttctccaTCGAGATAatcatgtgtttcttttcctttcattctattaatgtgatgtattacttTGATTAGTTTTCTTATGTTGAACCACCCCCTTACATTCTTGGATAAATTCTAGTTAgtatcttttaatatgctgttggtTTTgcattgctaatattttcttgtgatttttacACCTATATTCATAAGGGACAATgaactgtaattttcttttcttgtcatgtctttgtctggctttggcatcagggtaatgttggctaCATAGAATGAGTTATgaagtgtccccccccccccttcaattttttggaagaatttgagaaggatttatgttaattcttctttaaatgttttgttaatCTGTGAAATCATCTGTCCCTGGCTTTTCTTTGCTGGGAGGTTTTAGATCACTGATTCAGTCTCTTTACTTATTATAGGTCTGttgagattttgtttctttttgagttaCTTTAGGTAGATGtatgtttcaaggaatttgtccgtttcttccaggttatcTAATTTCTTGGCAGATAGTTATTCCTAGTATTctcttgtaattctttttatttctgtagggcCAGTAGTAGTGtcctcactttcatttctgattttagttatttgtgtCTTCTATCTTTTGTTTTATCAGTCTAGCCAAAGGTTTGTCATTTttgttgatattaaaaaaaaaacaccttttggtttcattgtttctcttccccccacttctcttttttctttcattctggtctacttttcatcatttccttccttctactagtttaagttttggtatattgcattttaatttatctctaagtattttctaatttcccttgtgatttcttttgaCTCACTGTTTTAGAGTGTTTATTTTCCACAGttgtaaattttctgtttttctttctgttattgatttcttttttttttttttcaacgtttatttatttttgggacagagagagacagagcatgaacgggcgaggggcagagagagagggagacacagaattggaaacaggctccaggctctgagccatcagcccagagcccgacgcggggctcgaactcacggaccgcgagatcgtgaccgggctgaagtcggaggcttaaccgatggcaccacccaggcgcccgttatTGATTTCTTACTTAAGCTCACTGTGACCAGAGAAGATGGTTTGTatgatacctattttttttttttttaaatctgctgaGATTTAGTTGGTGGCCTAACACATGGTATATCCTGGAAAATGACTCATGCATACTTGTATTtgttgttgggtagagtgttctgtatatgtctgtcaGTGCTAGttgttttcttgtgttgttcaagtcttttatTCCTTACTTACTACTTgtttgttctatccattattgaaagcaGAATATTGAAGCCTCCAACAATTATTGTAGAACTGTCCATTTCTCTGTGCAGTTCTGTTCACATCTGCTTCATATTTTAAGGTACATAAATGTATAGGTTATGGTTTCTTGCTGTGCTGAAACTGTTATTAATAGGTGctgtctttttttgtctcttgaaACCTACTTTCAATTTGTCTGATATTAACATAGCCattccagctctcttttggttatgatttgcatggaatattcttttctatcctttcactttcatcctgtttgtgtctttgagtctaaagtgagtctcttggaGACAGCCTATGGTTggatcatgttttctttatctattccACCAATCTCCATCTTTTGacttaaagtaattactgatgaGGAGGGACTTACTTTTGCCACTTTGCTATTCATTTTCTGTATGCCTCAAAGCCTTCTCTTTGTGCCTTTCATTTACTCCATTACTGCCTTATTCTGTGTTTAGTTCAtgtttttacaataaaatgttttgaCTCCCTTCTCAtttccaattatatatatatatatcttatggCAATTTTCTTTGTGGTAACCCTGGGAATTACATTACATATACAATCTCCTGAAGTTATAACACTTCAGTTTGAATTTATACAAGCTTAATTAACTTCAATATCACATAAAAACTGGGCTCCTGTACATCTCTATCACCTCCTTCCGTTATTGGTGTCTCAAATTACATCTTCATAAAGTGTTTTCCCAATAGCAAagattaagaattatttttatggattttcttCTAAGTCATGTAGACAATTAAAAGtggattttaatataataatattagctTTAATAATTGCCCATGTATTCACCTCTGCTGCAGAGCTCTATTTCTTCCTATAGCTTCTGGTTACTGTCCAGCATCCTTTCATTTCAATTAGGAGGACtccctttatcatttctttcagGGAAGATCTAATGGCAACAACATCTCTCAGCTTTTGCTTATCTGGGCATGCTTTAATTTTCGTCTCATTGTTGAAGGATGATTTTGCTACTTATAGAATTcctggttgaaaaaaaattcttttctctcagaACTTTGGATATTTCAACCCATTGCCTTCTGGCCTGCAGGGTTTCTGACAAGAAATCAGCTGAAACTCTTACTGGGAACCACTTTATGTAACAAGTTGCTTCTCTTTTGCTACTTTCaagattgtctctttctctttggcttttgCCAGTTTGGTTACAATGTGTCTTGGCGTGCCTCTTTTGAGGTTAATGCTGTTGAAGTTTGGTGAGCTTCTTTGACTTATAGATTCATGTCTTTCTTAAAACTTGGGAGGTTTCTGGccaatatttcttcaaatgtagTTTTGTAGtagctttctctctgtcttcttctgggactccaacAATACGTATGTTGGTCTGCCTGATGGTGTTTCATAGGTCCCTGAGGTTCTTTTCACTCTTCTTCAATCTTCTTCCCTTCTATTCCTCAGACTCAATACTGGCAGTTgtcctatcttcaagttcactgattttgTCTTCTGCCTCCTCACATCTGTTTTGAACTCCTCGAATGAATTTTTCATCTCAGTAATTGTATTCTTCtgctccagaatttccatttttaatatttttgatctCCCtattgatattctcattttgttcatacatCATTGTCCTGTTTTTCACCATGTCTTCTTCAgctcttttaacattttaagccTATTGTTTAAGTCTTTGTCTAGTAGTCTGCCACCTGGGCTTCCTTGgggataattttttctttgaagctatacttttctgtttctttaatgccttatgactttttttttttgtttcaaatgtcCATTTGAATCTTAGAATGTGGTAACTCTGGATATCATAtatccccctctccccagggcttgCTGGTAGTTGTTGTCGTTTTAAGGTATCTCTGTGCGGGGATCAGCCCAATGTGTAAGTTTAGGGTCATCTCAGATCTTTTCTGAGTTTGCATTTTCCCCTGGACTTATGCAAGGACTTTCTAAATTCCCCTACATTCTGTGTGTATGGTTGCTTGCAAATGTCCTAATCCATAAATGTCTGGCTTCCCAAAGGGGTAAAAGGGGAGAAAGCCCAGAGGCTGCCCTTTTAAATTTCCCGGAAGCTGCTTCAGCCAGCGGGGGTCGAAACAATGGTGGCCTGCCTCTGTGTCTGCACTTCTGTGATCAGAAGCAGTAATCTGCAGCCAGAACACAGAACCTTGATATTGAGAGGGCAAAGTCCTTGTTGCACATTCCCCAATAACAGCAGTGGCTGAGCACTTTATTTACAACATCTCATCAAATCTTCATAAGTGCCCTTTATTGCCAGTACCATTAAAATCCCTGtttgaaaatgaggaaacaggtttaCAAAGAGAAAGCCATTTGATCAGGCCTCCATTGCAGGCAGAGACTTCACTGCAGTTCCTTAAattgtaagaaagagaaaaagcagcccCTGATAGCTGGTAGCTGACCTGACACTAATCACAGTGTTGGTGTCACTAGGAGGTGGCCTGTAACTCACAGCTAAGTCATGGTATGCTATTGAACATAAACAATCTAACAGAATACTAGTATCACACAAAGCCTCTCTGTGACTGTGATGAACCAAGACAAGAACAAGATCACGCTATAATCATGTCTGAACAGACATGACAGGGACATTGTCCAAGCCACAAAATACCAaatgccctccccctctcccaggtCATATGAGTGACTGCCACTTTAGCTACACTGCATTCTTCCGATCTTCTAGATAGTATAGAATTACTCCCCCCAAATAAGCATTCTCTTCTACGTCTCTTCTGTGTACAACGCCCAGATTTTGTTTGTCTTCAATGACTTCTGTAGTCAGAGAGGGTTATACTTCCCCAGTCCTAGAAAACAAATTCTGATTGTCTTAAGCCAATCACgggaattctcttttctctcagggATTGGTTTGGGTCTGCACATGGGACCTAATCTTGGCTAATGGAACCTTAGGAGACCTGATGGGATGATTTTGCAAATGATTTTAACTTTCTGGTGTAAAAGAACACTCCTTGTGGTCACTATCAACTGTGGTAATCTGACTTCCTTCTACTAAATGTTTTAACTGACTTCTTGCTACTAAACTGACTTCCTGCTACTAAATGTTTTCTGGGCATAGtagatttccatttcctttgttggATTGGTGAACTGGTGGTACCATGTAACCGTTGCTGGCCAGTGGTTTGTGAGCAAGTGACAGGTGTCATTTCAGTCCAGAGCATTTAATTATGGATATGAAATCCGACAGagccctctttcttcctcctctggtaTGAAACTGGAAATGTTTGAGGTGGCTTTGCTCCATCATCCTGGGTCCCTGAGTGATTATAATACCAACCCACAATGGATGTGGAGCttgagtgagaaataaacctttgtttttgTAAGTCATTGAGATGTGTAAGCCTGAGGTATTGCTACATTTGCTGCACAAGCAAATAGCCTATCTTGAGTGATACAGAAATTAGTATCAGGAGTGAGGTGTTGCtgtaaccaaaaataaaaacacatggcaCTGGCTTCAAACACAACAAAAGGAACAAGAAATGTATTTGAAACCAGCAGGATGGAGGCTGTTGGCtgagctacttttttttttttaggtttatttacttattttgagagagagagagcacatgggaggggcagagagagggagagaaagaatcccaagaaggctccgcactgtcagcgtagagcccaaggcagggatcaaactcatgaaccttgagatcatgacctgagccgaaaccagaagtcgggtgcttaacggactgagccacccaggcacccccgcctGAGATACTTTTAAAGGCAAATGATATACTTCATGAACTTGCAGCTTTAGTGGAAGCAGCTGGAATACAGAAGAGTATGTGTGAAAGTTCACTAAAGTTGGCCAAAATTTGGGAAGACCTTTGAGAGGCAAAATCCAATTAGCTAGTTAAATCTTTATTACCCATTGTTAAAGACTCTGAATGAATTCAGATACTCCCAGAAAATCCTTAAGACACCCCCAGGTAGGCAAAAGTGCTcagtgaaagagaaatgaagaatatgGCTCCCAATGCATGCCTGATATGGTGCCTCTgcagtgacagagagacagagagggagagagtgggaaagagatgGGGCACACCTTGCACAGAACTGtgggtgtgggtttttttgcaaATGGAGTTGGCTGGAGCCTTTTAGAATCCTTAGGTCCCAAACTTTGGAAGGCAGGAAGCAGGCCAAGGAAACTGTTCATGTGGAAAGGAGGGCACCCCTTTCAGTGTCACCTCAGATGTAACCGAGGATGATAATGGCAAAGAAGATATTTCTCTGGAGAGTGGAGACAGGAGCCCAGGGAACAAAGATTTAgaaagcacccccaccccacctcaatTAGCAGATCTGGTGCTAATTAAGCAGTCCTCCTCAGTTACAAGACAGGAGGCCCTTGCAGTGTTTACTCAGTGGATTTTTAGAAATGGTACAGACCAGTGATGTCTGTGTACTCCTAGAAGTGCAGCAGACCAAGTTTCATTCCACTGCCCAGGGCTGATGCCCGAGTTCTGTGGGTGACTTCACAATGCCCAGGATGGTTCCCAGCATCCTTTTGTAGTCTCAGGTTACCATGTTGGCCACCCTGTGGCTGCTTAgcctttctctccccactctgtAGGCCCAGATATTAATCAGTTGTGCCTATAAGAGTCTCTGCCAGCAGGCCCTATCTCAGGCAATGATGTCGTCCTGCAGTGTGACTATCCCAAAGCACTCTGGTACTTCTCTTCCATTCTAGGGGAAGATCCCTTCCTGCTCTCCTCAATGCCTCACGTAAAGAAACTGCCTGGGGGCAGCCTTCAACTGACCAACCCTCAGCCCTCCCAGACAGGCCTCTATCACTGCCAGGACAATGACAACGCCCTTGTGGTAGAGTATGAGATTGATTTCCAAGATGCCACCGCCTTGCATGTTACGCACGAAAGCCTGGGCCAAGAGCCCCTGCAAAATGAGACCCTGAGACTGGGTGGCCACGTACTCGTCTTCACCCACTGGGAGCCCTGGCAGGACTGTAACCACTGTGGGGGGCCTGGTGAGCGGAAACGCCTGGGGTATTGCTACATTGGGGAGCCCCAGGAAAAACCCATGCCCTGTTGGCTCTATCTGAGAGCGGAGAAGGCACGACACAGCCGTATGCGGCCTGAATTGCAGGTGGAAGCCTGTCTTGTACCCCGTGACCACGTTAAGGAAATCAACCAGCCATACTTCATCTTTGACATATATCAGTTCGGCAAGTTGACCAACAACATGTGGCTTACCTGCCCCATGGCCTCCATCTACAGGTGACTGGACCAGGGCATCAGCCCTGCATCTGACCCTCACCTAGGCTTTGTTTCCTAAGCCCACCTGGGCCAGGGGTTTGCCTTCCAGTGGAAAAGCAGGCTCTGTCTCCCACCCATAAGCCTTCATGGTCAGTCTGTCCAGGAAGGGGTCTCTTCACTGGCTTGTTCAGGTAGATGTTCATTCATTAGGAACTACTTTTGCCCCTTCTGAGCCAGGCCCTGGGTAGGGTGCTACTGGGGACACAGGGGTGACCAAAAAAGTTTAGTCCCTGCCTTCATAGGCTCCTGATATTCAGGAGTGACCAAATGTAAAACCTAGAGACCAAGCACTTTGGCTCATATTCATGTCAACATCCTCACTAGTGTTGTTTCTGTCTCCTCACTGAACTCTGATGAATACAATTTGTTTACACATCCTTGCATCAATGCCGTGGTATTTTTATTACTGTCCCTTTGTAATAagtcatcggggcgcctgggtggctcagtcggttgagcgtccgacttcggctcaggtcacgatctcacggtccgtgagttcgagccccgcgtcaggctctgggctgatggctctggcctggagcctgcttccgattctgtgtctccctttctctctgcccctctcccgttcatctctgtctctctctgtcccaaaaataaataaacgttaaaaaaaaaaatcaaaaaaaaaataagtcatgatATCTGGTAGTATAGATTTTCCAACTTCGTCCTTCAAGACTGTCTTGATTAGTCTTAGCCATTTGTATAAAAATTTTGGAATCAGCTTGTAGTTTCCACCCCCGCCAAAACCCTATGTTTTAATAAATGGGGACTTCATTGAATTGAAAGATAAATTTGGGTAGAATCAATATATTACAATATTTAGACTTCTGATCCATTAacatcataaatatttcttttatttagggtttGTTAAATTTCTCCCAGTAATGTACAGTTATTAATGTAGagattttacatgttttattatatttatttctaagtactTGATTTTCATGCAATTACAAGTGTGTCTTTTTTATGGATTTATCAGGCATGATTTAATAAGTTggtacatgaaataaaataatccaaggTTGTAAACAGTGTTTTGACTAttgacaaaattttaatatacCTGATATTAAGATCTGATTCAAGTCAcaggtatatattatatatctacatacacataacaaatatattatacatattattataatgtacaacatacataaaatatatattatatacagtattatattatgctgtacacctgaaactaatacaacctTCTATTTTAATTATCCTTCTTCAAACCCCTCTTCAATTATCATCCCTCTATACAGAGACAGGTATAACtgaaatataatgttatattagtttcaggtgtacaacatagtgattcgatatttgtatacactgtgaaataatCACCATGATAAATCTAATTACCATCCATCGtcatacaaaattacaaaatttttttcttgtaataagaatttttaagatttattctcttaataactttcaaatatgcaataaaatattattgaccattgtcaccatgttgtacattacatctccatgatttatttattttataactggaagtttgtacttcttgacTCCCATCACTAATTCCACCCACTCCTCAACGttcctcccctctagcaaccaatctgtttttatttctataaattttagtttgttgagttttttagattccacatacaagtaaaatcatggtatttttctttctctgtctgacttatttcacctagtataatgccttcaaggtccaccCATATTGTCGTAAATGtcaatattccattcttttttatggctgagtagtattccaccgTGAATTTACACtccatcttctttagccattcatccactgatggacatttagattgtttctgtatcttggtcattgtaaataatgcttcagtgaacataaGGGTGTGTATATCATTTCAAATcagcgttttcattttcttgaggtAAGTTCCCAGAAATGGACTTGCTGGATCAtgtagtagttctatttttagtttttggaggaacctccaaaccgttttccattgtggctgtacaaatttacattcccaccatcagtacatgagggttcatttttctccacattctcaccaacacttgttatttcttatcttttaaataatagccgttctaacaggtgtgatgtgatatctcattgtggttttgatttaaatttccctgatgatgagtgatgttgagcttgTGCCtgttcatgtgcctgttagctatatgtcttctttggaaaaatatgtattcagatgctctgtccatttttaaattcgATGATTTgggtttttgctattgagttgtataagttcttcgtgtattttggatattaaccccttcttggaaaagtaattttcaaatgttttctcccattcagtaggtttccttttcattttgttgatgattttctttgctgtgtagaatctttttagtttaatgtagtcccatttgcttatttttacttttgttggcATTGCTTTTGGGGTCAAATCCAAAGATatgttgccaagaccaatgtcaaagagctaactgcttatgttttcttctaggagttttatggtttcaggtcttatatttaagcatttaatccatttgagttaatttttgtgtataatgtaacGTGAAggtctagtttcattcctttgtgtgTAACTGTCCAGttcttcccaacaccatttattaaagagactgtcctaaTTATATATTCTTGGATACTTTGTcataaattgaccatatatgtgtgaatttacttctgggttctctgttctgttctattgatctatgtgtctatttttatgctaattccacactattttgattattatagctatgtaatatagtttgaaatcttggggtgtgatgcctccagctttgttatttctcaaaattgctttggttatttggagtctttggggttccatacaaattttaggattatttgttctatttctgtaaagaatgctatcagagttttgatagggattgtctTGAATCTATAGGTAATATGGGTAATATGGAcactttaataatattaattcttccaattcatgagcacagaatatctttctatttattggtgtctccttcaatttctttcatcattgacTACAGTTTTCAGTATATAAGTCTTTCACCTTgtgggttaaatttattcctaggtattttattctttttgatgtaattgtaatgagattattatcttaatttctttttctaactaTAGTTGATGTATGGAAAGACAacttatttttgtacattgattttgtaccctacCACTTTAttggatttgtttatttaaacaattttttggtgaagtccttagggttttctacatataaaaccATATTGTCCACAAATAGTGATCGTTTTACTACTTCCTTTCCAAGTTGGAtgtcttatttctttgtcttgtctaaTTGCTATgtctaggatttccagtactatgttgaataaaagtggtgggagtgggcatctttgtcttgttcctgacgttagaggaaaagcttccaggttttcaccattaagtataacgttaactgtgggcttgtcatatatggtctttgttatgttgaggtacattccctctataactacttttgagaatttttattataaatggatgttgaattttgtaaaatgctttttctatatctactgagataatcatatgacttttatccttcattttgttgacaTGGTGTATCACATTCATTGGTTGATTTGTGGGTGTTGAATCattcttgcattcctggaataaatctcacttggtcatggctTATGagccttttaatgtattgttgaatttggtttgctaatattttcttgaggatttctgcatctgtgttcattggggatgttggcctgtaattatttcctttcctttcctttcctttcctttcctttcctttcctttcctttcctttcctttccttacctttcctcctttctctccctcccttcctccctccctccctcccttccttcctcttttcatccctccctccctctccaccttcctttcttctttcctttcctttttccttctctctcctccctccttccttccttctttcttcctccctcccttccttccttcttcccttccctctgccccctatttctccttcttcttcttctacccctcccttccttccctcttccccctcctcctcctcttcccccttctcttccttctcttcctccttcctcttcctcttcctcttccccttcttcttcttctgcatCCTTGTCtagttttggcatcagggtaatgctggtctaaAAAGATGAGTTTGCctcctcttgaattttttttggaagagtttgagaaggataagtattaaatcttctttgaatgtttggtggaattcaccagtgaaactgtctggtcctggacttttgtttgttgggaggttttagattactgattcaatctctatACTAGTAATGTCTTTtggggttttctgtttctttatgattcagtcttggaagattttatatttctagaagtttatctatttctttttggttgtccaatttgttgatgtataattattcacagtagtctcttgtgatcctttgtatttttgtgatatCGATTGTAACTTCTCCTCATTCatgtctgattttatttatttgggccctttctccccacctctctctttctcctttagtgagtctagctaaaggtttgccaactttgtttatcttttcaaggaaccaaCTCTTAGTTATGTTGATCTTTTCCATTGTCATTttagtttccatttcatttatttctgctctgacctttattatttctttccttctactaactttgggtttcatttgttctttttttagtttctttgggtgtaaagttagattgcttatttgagattttctggtttcttgaggTCTGTATCACTATGGacttccctcttaaaactacTTTTTCTATATCATAGAATatggtatgttgtatttccattttcatttgtctcaggtatcctttgatttctcctttcatttctttactgACACATTGGCTGTCCCggagcatgttgtttaatctccacat contains the following coding sequences:
- the LOC122495046 gene encoding protein FAM187B-like, whose product is MPHVKKLPGGSLQLTNPQPSQTGLYHCQDNDNALVVEYEIDFQDATALHVTHESLGQEPLQNETLRLGGHVLVFTHWEPWQDCNHCGGPGERKRLGYCYIGEPQEKPMPCWLYLRAEKARHSRMRPELQVEACLVPRDHVKEINQPYFIFDIYQFGKLTNNMWLTCPMASIYR